From a single archaeon BMS3Bbin15 genomic region:
- the pheA gene encoding P-protein encodes MTRQNDRELQKIREAIDKIDEKIVSLLEERLKIAHEVGKYKRKRDIKIEDSSREKEVLSRVEKLARDINKDFLADIYRRIILESKRAQRQGKIAILGPRGTFSEEAAYRFMTSPALVLARDLEEIFNFVINGEVKFGVIPIENSIEGSVHLAQELLIKRDVKVYSEIILEINHCLLTLEGVSLKDIKEVISHPQALAQCKQLIRDLGAKTRNAPSTADAARGIRTKKLKNSAAIAPLASARLYNLKVLKENVQDVKENKTRFLVISQTDHKPTGKDKTSIILYLRNRPGALYEALKIFAENGINLTKIESRPSRRALGDYVFFIDLDGHRKEKNIKEVLENLRLTTSFLKVLGSYPRVE; translated from the coding sequence ATGACACGGCAGAATGACAGAGAGCTTCAGAAGATAAGGGAAGCAATTGATAAAATTGACGAAAAAATAGTCTCTCTTCTGGAAGAGAGACTTAAAATCGCACATGAAGTTGGGAAATATAAAAGGAAGAGGGATATAAAGATTGAAGACTCATCACGAGAGAAGGAAGTTCTCAGTAGAGTAGAGAAACTCGCCCGTGACATCAATAAAGACTTTCTGGCAGATATATACAGAAGGATAATTCTTGAAAGTAAAAGAGCCCAGAGGCAGGGAAAGATAGCAATACTGGGGCCGCGGGGTACCTTTTCAGAAGAAGCTGCCTATAGATTTATGACTTCTCCAGCCCTTGTTCTTGCCAGAGACCTCGAAGAGATTTTCAATTTTGTTATCAATGGGGAGGTCAAATTCGGCGTTATACCCATTGAAAATTCTATCGAAGGTTCCGTGCATCTTGCCCAGGAGCTTTTAATTAAAAGAGATGTGAAGGTATATTCCGAAATAATTCTTGAAATAAACCACTGCCTACTAACTCTGGAAGGAGTAAGTTTAAAAGATATTAAAGAGGTTATCTCCCACCCTCAGGCTCTTGCTCAGTGCAAGCAGCTAATAAGAGACCTGGGAGCAAAAACTAGAAATGCCCCTTCAACAGCAGATGCTGCCAGAGGAATCAGAACAAAAAAACTCAAAAATTCGGCAGCCATAGCACCTCTTGCCTCTGCAAGGCTCTATAATCTCAAAGTACTTAAAGAGAATGTTCAGGATGTAAAAGAGAATAAAACAAGATTTTTGGTAATTTCACAGACAGACCACAAACCCACAGGGAAAGACAAAACATCAATAATTCTCTATCTCAGGAATAGGCCTGGAGCATTATATGAAGCTCTCAAAATCTTTGCAGAAAATGGAATAAATCTAACAAAAATCGAATCAAGACCTTCCAGAAGAGCTCTCGGAGACTATGTATTTTTTATAGACCTTGATGGACATAGAAAGGAGAAAAATATCAAGGAAGTACTTGAAAATCTCAGATTAACTACTTCTTTTTTAAAAGTCCTTGGGAGTTACCCAAGAGTAGAATAA